In Gossypium raimondii isolate GPD5lz chromosome 12, ASM2569854v1, whole genome shotgun sequence, a single window of DNA contains:
- the LOC105764143 gene encoding E3 ubiquitin-protein ligase RING1 — MSFVGDVSSVGGASTVGVNNKQFFCHQCNRTVSITISPSSDPSCPLCNEGFLEEYENPNLNPGSAFHDPNPNFNPFSDPYLTMSDPVSSFLQLLFPSSSSSSPASVGSTRSGSGDPFAFDPFAFIQGHLSDLRSRGAQIEFVIQSNPSEPGFRIPVNIGDYFIGPGLEQLIQQLAENDPNRYGTPPASKSAMDTLPSVNISKHNLSSEFNQCAVCMDEFEDGTEAKQMPCKHLYHKDCIFPWLELHNSCPVCRHELPTDDPDYERRVRGAQGTGGGNDGSSSGLADNAQRSAGDNRTVERSFRISLPWPFRARGSGSGSGDNAETRQEDLD, encoded by the coding sequence ATGTCGTTCGTCGGGGACGTCAGCAGCGTCGGCGGCGCTAGCACCGTCGGCGTAAACAATAAGCAGTTCTTTTGCCACCAATGCAACCGTACCGTCAGTATAACTATCTCCCCTTCATCTGACCCCTCTTGTCCCTTATGCAACGAGGGATTTCTCGAAGAATAcgaaaaccctaaccttaatcCAGGATCCGCCTTCCATGACCCGAACCCGAACTTTAACCCATTCTCTGACCCCTATTTGACGATGTCGGATCCTGTCTCCTCCTTCCTCCAGCTCCTTTTTCcttcctcctcttcatcatccCCTGCTTCCGTCGGGTCGACCCGTTCTGGCAGTGGCGACCCGTTCGCTTTCGATCCATTTGCCTTCATTCAAGGTCATCTCAGCGATCTACGTTCACGCGGGGCGCAGATCGAGTTCGTGATTCAAAGCAATCCGTCCGAGCCGGGCTTTCGGATTCCTGTGAACATCGGTGATTATTTCATCGGACCGGGCCTCGAGCAACTGATCCAGCAGCTGGCCGAAAACGACCCTAATCGGTACGGAACCCCACCAGCATCGAAATCAGCCATGGACACGCTACCTTCGGTGAACATTTCGAAGCATAACTTGAGTTCGGAGTTCAACCAGTGCGCAGTTTGTATGGACGAATTCGAGGATGGGACTGAAGCAAAACAGATGCCCTGCAAGCATCTTTATCATAAGGATTGCATATTTCCGTGGCTCGAATTGCATAACTCTTGCCCTGTGTGTCGTCACGAGTTGCCTACAGATGATCCTGATTATGAGAGGAGGGTTCGTGGTGCACAGGGGACTGGTGGTGGCAATGATGGTAGTAGTAGTGGTCTTGCCGATAATGCGCAGAGGTCTGCCGGGGATAATCGAACGGTGGAGAGGAGTTTCAGGATATCGCTTCCTTGGCCATTTAGGGCTCGTGGGTCGGGTTCAGGATCAGGCGATAATGCGGAGACCAGGCAAGAAGATCTGGATTGA
- the LOC105764142 gene encoding sugar transport protein 11, producing MEGGGFVAASKVNIYDGRVTAFVICTCLIAASGGLLFGYDLGISGGVTSMEPFLKKFFPSVLEQQRKASQTENQYCKFDSQLLTLFTSSLYLAALVASFFASIVTRIFGRKISMLAGAVAFLIGSILNGVAMNIGVLIFGRLLLGVGVGFANQSVPVYLSEMAPASIRGALNIGFQMAVTIGILAAGLINYGTAKIEGGWGWRLSLVLAVVPAVVMTAGSYLLPDTPNSILERGQPEKARQMLQKVRGTQHVDAEFQDLLDATEAAKKVDQPWTSILQPRHRPQLVLCILIPFFQQLTGINVVMFYAPVLFKTLGFGDDASLMSAVISGIVNVLATMVSIYSVDKFGRRMLFLEGGAQMFIFQIAIGTMIAVRFGVNGDGDLSRWDANILLLFICAYVAAFAWSWGPLGWLVPSEICPLEIRSAGQGINVAVNMIFTFIIGQVFLSMLCHMKFGLFFFFAGFVVIMTVFVYYFLPETKNVPIEEINQVWKQHWFWGKYIPDEALVGLSRNDEGRDT from the exons ATGGAAGGCGGAGGATTTGTTGCCGCAAGCAAAGTGAACATCTATGACGGCCGTGTCACCGCCTTCGTCATCTGCACTTGCCTCATTGCTGCCAGTGGTGGTCTGCTCTTCGGCTATGACCTGGGTATCTCAGGTGGGGTCACATCAATGGAGCCTTTTCTGAAGAAGTTCTTCCCTAGTGTTTTGGAACAACAGAGAAAGGCATCCCAAACCGAGAACCAGTACTGCAAATTCGATAGCCAGCTACTCACTCTTTTCACTTCTTCCCTTTACCTTGCTGCTTTGGTCGCCTCCTTCTTTGCCTCCATTGTTACCAGGATCTTTGGCCGCAAAATTTCCATGTTAGCTGGAGCTGTTGCTTTTCTCATCGGTTCCATCTTGAATGGTGTTGCCATGAACATTGGTGTCCTAATCTTTGGCCGTTTGTTGCTTGGTGTTGGCGTTGGATTTGCTAATCAG TCTGTTCCTGTATACTTATCCGAAATGGCACCTGCAAGCATTAGAGGAGCTTTGAACATTGGTTTCCAAATGGCCGTTACAATCGGTATTCTAGCTGCAGGCCTTATTAACTATGGCACAGCAAAGATCGAAGGCGGATGGGGATGGCGGCTTTCTCTAGTTCTGGCAGTTGTTCCTGCTGTAGTGATGACCGCCGGATCATACCTGCTACCAGACACTCCCAATTCCATCCTCGAGAGAGGCCAACCCGAGAAGGCGAGGCAGATGTTGCAGAAAGTCCGGGGCACGCAACATGTCGATGCCGAGTTTCAGGACTTGCTCGACGCCACCGAAGCTGCCAAGAAGGTGGATCAACCATGGACGAGCATCCTCCAACCAAGACACAGGCCTCAACTTGTCCTCTGCATCCTCATCCCATTCTTCCAACAGCTCACCGGAATCAACGTCGTTATGTTCTACGCACCTGTTCTCTTCAAGACCTTGGGTTTCGGTGATGATGCCTCGCTCATGTCCGCAGTTATATCTGGCATCGTTAATGTCCTTGCCACCATGGTTTCCATCTATTCAGTCGATAAGTTCGGACGAAGGATGTTGTTCCTCGAAGGTGGCGCACAAATGTTCATTTTCCAG ATTGCAATAGGAACGATGATTGCGGTGAGGTTTGGGGTGAATGGAGATGGAGACTTATCAAGGTGGGATGCCAACATACTGTTGCTGTTCATCTGCGCATACGTGGCAGCATTTGCATGGTCATGGGGACCATTGGGATGGCTGGTTCCAAGTGAGATCTGTCCCTTGGAAATCCGATCAGCAGGACAAGGCATTAACGTGGCTGTAAACATGATCTTCACCTTCATCATTGGTCAAGTATTCCTGAGCATGCTTTGCCATATGAAGTTTGggctcttctttttctttgccGGGTTCGTGGTAATAATGACGGTCTTCGTCTACTACTTCTTGCCGGAGACAAAGAACGTGCCGATAGAAGAGATAAACCAAGTGTGGAAGCAACACTGGTTTTGGGGGAAGTATATCCCAGACGAGGCCCTCGTTGGACTGAGCCGCAACGATGAAGGAAGAGATACTTGA